CGCCCCCGCGCGCCGCCGCCCCGCGccgcgccccccgccccccgcgcgCCCGcgcgccccgccccgccccccggcCCGCGCCCGCCGGGGCCGCGCGCCgcgccccccgcccgcccgcccgcccccggCCGCCGCTCGCGcgcccccgcccgcgcccccGCGCCCGCCCGCGCCCCCGCCGCGCCGCGCCCCGCGCCCGGCGCGCCCCCCGCGCCCGCCGCCCCGCcccgcgcgcgcccgcgcgcgccgcccgccccgccgccccccccACCGCCCGCCGCCCGGGGCCCCCGGCGCCCGCGCCCCCGCCCGCCGCGCGCGCGGCCGCCCGGCCCGCGGCCGCACCGCCGCCCCGGCGCGCGCGCCGCGAGCCCCCGGGCGCCCCGCGCGCCGGGGCGCGCCCCCGCCCCGCGCCGCGCGCCCCCGCCCCCGCGCCGCCCCGCGCCGGCCCGCGCCGCgccgcgcccgcgcgcgcgccccCCCGCGCGCGCCGCGCCGCCGCCGCGCCGCCGCGCCCGCGCGCCGCCGCCGCGCGCCCCcgcgccccgcccccgcccgcgcgcccgccgccccgccccccccccccgcccgcgcgcccgccgGGCCCCGCGCGCACGCGCGGCCGCCCCGCGCGCCccggcccccgcccccccgccccgcccgccgCCCCCGGGCCCCGCGCGCCGCGCGGcccgcccgcgcccgcgcccCGCGCCCCGGCGGCGCCGCCCCGCCCGCGGCCGCCCGCGCGCCCCGCGCCCCCGCCGCGCGCCCGCGCCCCCGCCGCGCCCCCCGCCGGCGCGCCCCCCCGCCGCGCCCGCGCGCCGCCGCGCCCCCgcgcccccgggcccccggggccgCCCCCGCGCCGCGCCCCGGCGCCCCCGCCGCCCCGCGCCCGGCCCcgccgcgcgcgcgcccgcgcccGCGCCCGCCGCGCCCCCGCGCGCGACGCGCCCCCCGCGCGCCCGCCCGCCGACCCCCCCGCGCCGCCCGCCGCgcgccgcccgcgcccgcccccccccccgccgcccgcgcgcgcccccccgccccccgccccgcccgccccccGCCGGCGGCGCGCCCGCGCGCGCCGCCCGCCGCGCCGGCCCCGCGCcgccgcccgcccccgccccccgcgcccgccgcgcccccgccgcccccgcgCGCCCGCCCCGCGCGCGGCCCCGCCGCCCGCGCGCCCCCGCGCCCGCCGCGCCCCGCCCCCCCGGCCGCGCCGACCCCCGCCGCCCCGCCGCGCCCGCGcgccgcccgcgcgcgcgcggccCCCGCCGCGCCGCCGCGCGCGGCGCCGCGCGCCGCGCCgggcccccccccgccgccccgccgcccccgcccgcccgcgcgcggcccgccccgcccccgcccggcgcccccccgcccccgcgccGCCCCGCCGCGCCCCCGCGGGCCCCCGCGCGCGCGCCCGCCGCCGCgcgcgcccccgcccccgccgccgccgccccgcgAGCCCGCGGcgcgccgcccccgccgccccgcCCCGCCGGCGCCCCCGCCCCGCCCGACGCCGCCGGCGCGCGCCCCGCCGGGCCCCCGCGCGCCCGGGCCCGCCCGCCCCGCGCCCGCCCCCCccgcgcccgcccccccccccggggcccggccCCGGCCCCCGCGCCCCCGCGCCGCCGcgccgccccccgccccgcccgcgcccgcgccgcccccgccgccggcGCGCCCCCCGGCCCGCCCCGCCGGCCCGCCCCCCGGCGGGCGCGCGCGCCGGGCCCCgcgcgcgccgccgccgccgcccgccccgCGCCCcgcgccccgccccccgccccgcgCCCCCCGCGCGCCCCCCGCCCGCGCGCCCCCGGCGCGCGCGCGCCGCCGGCgacgccgcccccgccgccccccgcgCGGCcgcgcccccccccgcccgcgcccgccgCGCCGCCCCGGCGCCCCCCGCCGCCGCGCCGGCGCGCGCGCCCCCGCCGCGCCCGCCGCGCCCGCGCGCCCGCGCCGCGgcgccccccgccgccccccgccccgcGCGCCGGCGAccccccgccgcccgccgcccgcgcgccgcccgcgcccccccccgccgcccccccgcccccggggtCCCCGCGCGCCGCCGCGCGCGCCCCCGCGCGGCCggccccccgccgccgccgcccgcgccgcgcCCCGCCCCGcggccgcccgccgcccgcccccccccgcggGGCGCCCGCGCGCCCGCGCCGCCCGCCGACCGCCCGCGCGCCccgcgccccgccccgccccgccgcGCCCCGCCGCCCCCCGCGCGCGCCCCccgccccgcgcgcgcgcgcccccggCCCCGCCGCGcgccccgcccgcccccccccgccgcgCCCCGGCCGCGCCGGCCGCGCGCGCGCCCCGCGCCGCGCGCCCCCCCGCGCCCCcgcgcccgcccgccgcccgcccggccgccccgcccgcgcgcccggccgccccccccgcccccgcgcgCGCCGGCCCCGCCGCCCCGCCGCCCGCCCCCGCCGCGcccctccccggcccccccccgccccgcgcgCGCCGCGCCCCCGACCGCCGGCGCCCGCCGGCCGCCCGCGGGCCCGCGCGCCCGCCGCGCCCCGCCCCCgcgccccgcccccccgccccgccgcccGCCCCGGCGGCCGCCGCCCCGCCGCGCGCCCCGCCCCGCCGCGcgccgcccccgccccgccccccggcCGCCGCCCCCCCCGCGCCGGcgcccccgcccgcgccgcccgcccgcccggggCGGCCCCCGCTCCGCGCCCGCGCGCCGccgcccgccccccgccccccccccccccgcgccgcccccgccccccccccccgtgccggCCGCCGCGCCCCCCGCGCCCCCCGCGCCGCCCGCCCCCgcgcgcccccccgcccccccccgcccgcgcccCGCGCCCCGCCAGGCCCGcgcccgcccgcgcccgcgcCGCCCCCCCGCGCGCGGACCGCCCGGGGCGCTCCCCCGGGGACCCCCCCGGCGGCCCCGTCGCACCCGCCGCGCGCCGCCCCGGCGGACCGCCCCGCGGGCCGGCCCCCCCGCCCCGGCCCGAGGCGGCCCCCCGGCACCCGGCCCGCCGGCGCCCCGCCGACCCGCCCGCCCCCCGGCCCGGGGCCGACGCCGCGCGGCGccccccccgcggcccccccGGGCCTCCGCCCGCGCCCGGTCCCCCCCGCGCCGCCGCCCCGCGCCCCGGCCGCCCCGCGGCGCGCGAGcgcgcccccccgcccccgcggCCCGGCCCCCCCGCGCACGCGCCGCGCCCCGCCGCGCGCGCGCCCGCCGCGCCGAGCGCCGCGCCGGGgcccgcccccgccccgcccccgcgcgcggcccgccccccccccccccccgcgcccccaccccccccgggggggccccccgggccccccccccgggcccccccccccgcccccccgggcccccccccccccgccccgccccccccccccccccccgcggcccgcGCGTGGCCCCGCCCGGCGGCCCCGCCGGCGCGCGGCGCCGCGCCGCGCCCCGGCGCCcgccgcgcggcgcgcgcgcgtccGCCCGCGCGCCGAGCCGCCGCCGCGCGCGccgcccgcccgcgccgccgcccgcggcgcgcgcggcgcgcccgcgcgcgccgcgcgcccGCGCCGCCCGCCGCCGGCGCCGGCCCCGCCGCGCGCCGGCTCGcccgcgcgcccgcgcgcgccccgcccccccgcgcgcgcgcgccgcccgGCCGCGCGCCCGCCCCGCCGCGCGGCCCGCGCGCGCCGCGCCCGCGCCCGCCGCGCCCCGGGCCGCGCGCGCCGCGGCGGCCGCGCCCCCGCGGCCCGCGGCCGCCGGGCCCCGCGGCCCCCGCCCGCCGCCCCGCGCGCGCCCGCCGCCCGCGCCCCCCCGCCGCGCGGCGCCGCGCCCGCGCCGCGCCCCGCGCCGCCGCGCCCCGCCGCCGGGGCGCCGCGCGCCGCCGCGCGGCGCGCCGGccgccgcccgcgcccgcgcgcgccgcgcgcccCGCGCGCCCGCGCCGCCCGCCCGGCCGCCCGCCGCGCGCCGCGCCCGCCCGgcgccgccgcgccgccgccgccgccgccgccgccgcgcggcGCGGCGCGCGCCGCCCCGCCGGGCGCCGcgcgcccccccgcccccgcgcGCCCCGCGCCCCCGGCGCGCCCCGCGCCCGCCGCGCGCGCCGCCGCGCGGCGCCCGGCCCGCGCGCCCGCGCCGCCGCGGCCCGCCGCCCGCGCGGCGCCCCCCGCGCCCGCGCCCCGGCGCGCCCGGGCCCCCCGCCGCCCCGGCGCCCCCCGCCCCGGCCCCCGCGCGCCGCGCCCCGAGCCGCCGCggccgcccgcccccgccccgcgCCGCGCCCCCGTCCCGCCGCCGCCCCCCGCGCCCGCGCGCGCCcccccgcccgcgcccgcgcgcgcgcgcccgccgccccgccgcccgcgccgcgCGCCGCCCGACGCGCCCCCGCCGCGCGCCGCGCCGCCCCGCGCGCCCGAGCCGCCGCGCCGCGCCGGCGCCCCGCGCGCCCGCCCGCCGGCGCCGCGCCCGCCGCCGCCGGCCGCCGCGCGACCCCCCCCGCGCCCGCCCGCGCGCcgccccgcccgccgcccgcggCCCGCCCGCGCGCCGCGCGGCCCGGGgccgccgcgccgccgccgcccgcgagGCCGCCCGCGCGCACCGCGCGCCCCGACCGCGCCGCCGCGCGCCCGGCGCCCGCCGCCCGGCGCCGCGCCGCCCGCCGGCCCCCGACGCCcgacgcgcgcgcgccgcgcgcccCGCCGCGCGCCCCGCGCGCCCGCCGACGCGCGCCGCCCGCCCCGCGTGCGCgccgcgcgcgggcgcgcgcgcgcgcgcgccgcgcgcgcggccCGCCGcgacgcgcgcggcgcgcgctcgcggcgcgcgcgcgcgcgcgctcgcgcgcgcgcgcgcgcgcgcgcgcgggcgggcggcgagcgcgcgcgcgcgcggggggcgcgcgcgcgcggcggaggggcccgcgcgcgcgcgcgcgccgccgcGCGCGAGCTCGCGCGCtctgtctgcgcgcgcgcgcgcgcgggcgcgcgagCGCGACGCGCGGCGCGCGCCCtcggcgcgcgcgctcgcgcgcgcgctcgaTCGCCGCGCGCGCGCTGCTCGCGcgtcgcgcgcgcgcggcgcgcgcgcgacgcgcgcgcgtgcgcgcgcgcgcggcgcgcgcggagcgcgcgcgcgcgcgcggcgcgcccgccgcgcgcgcgcgcgcggcgcgcgcgcgcggcgccgcgcgcgcgctctagcgcgcgcgcgcggcgcgcgcggtcGCGCGCGCGCGTAAGGCTCGCGCCGCGCGCTCGCGCGCGgcggcggcgcgcgcgcgcgtcgcgcggcgcgcgcgcgcgcgcgcgcgcgcgcgcggcgcctCGCCGCGCCGCGCGCGGCGCGAGCGGCGCGGCGCGGCGCGGCGCGCGCTGGCGCGCGCGGCGCAGCGCGAACGCGCGCGCGGCTCCGCGCGctcgcgccgcgcgcgcgcgcgcgcgcgcgctgccgcgcgcgcgcgcgcgcgcgcgccgcgcggcgcgcgcggcgagcgcgcgcgcgcgcggcgcgcgcgcgcgccgcgagcgcggcgcgcgcgcgcgcctcgccgcgcgcgcgcgcgcgcgctctgcGGCGCGCGGCTCGCGCGCGCGACGCCGAGCGCGGCGgctcgagcgcgcgcgcgcgcgcgcgctcgcgctgGCTACTCTTAGCTCTGCGCTCGCCGGACGCGAGGGCCGCGCGCGGCGCGTAGCTCGCGGAACGTcggcgcgcgcggcgcgcgggcCTCGTGGCGCGGCGCGCGgccgcgggcgcgcgcgcgcgcgcgcgcgcgcccgcgcgcggcGGACGGCTGTCGCGCGGCGCGCGGCGCGGGCGCGCTCGCGCGACGCGCGCGCGGCGCGGCGGCGcgccgcgcggcgcgcgcgcgcgcggactcGAGCGCGCGCGCGTCGCGCCGCCGCGCGCGCGACGCGCGCGCGGGCGGCTGCTGCTCGCGCGCGCTCGGTCgcggcgcgcgcggcgcgcggcgCCGGGCGCGCGGCGGCGCGACTTCGCTCGCgtcgcgccgcgcgcgcgcgcgcgtcgcgCGGCGCGCGCAGCGGCGCTCGCGCGCGCGGCCGCGAGACGCGCGGGCTCGGCGCGTCTCGCGGCGAGTCGCTGCTCGCCGCGCTCGCGCGCGCTctcgcgcgggcgcgcgcgcgcgcggagatcgctcgcgtgcgcgcgcgccttcggcgcgccgcgcgcgcctctcttctctccgcgcggccgcgggcgcgcgcgcgcgcccgcgcgcgccgcgcgcgcgcggcgcgctgCTGCTCGCCGACGCTCGCGCTAGCTGCGTCGCGTCGCTCGCGTCcgtgcgcgcgcgccgcgcgcgcgcgcgcgctcgcggcTGGCGCGCGCTGCGCTCGCGGCGCGCGCTCGCGACGCGCGGCGCGCTCGGCCTGCGCCCGCGCTCGCTCGCTTCCGTCGCTCTGCTTGCGCTCTCGTGCTCGCGGCGCGGCGCGCGGGTACGTCGGTCGCGCGACGCGCTCTCGACTACGCTGCTCGCTATCTCGCGGCTATGGCTGCGCTCGCGCGTCGCGCTCAGCGCGACGCGGCGCCCGCGCGaccgcggcgcgcgcgcgcgcgcgcgcggtctCGCTCTCGGCTCGCGGCCGCGTCTCGCGCGCGGCTCGGCCGCGGGCGCGCGCTCgcggcgcgccgcgcgcgcgcgatcgcgcgcgcgcgcgctcgcgcgtcgcgcgcgcgctcgcgcggcGGCGACGCCGTCGCGAGCGCTCTCGCTCGCGCTCCGCTCGGCTGTCGGCGCGCCTTCGCTCGCCGCGGCTCGCGCggctcgcgcgcgcgcggcgctCTTCGCGGGCTCCGCGCTCTGACTCTCGCGCTCTCTAGCTCgggcgcgcgcggcgcgcggcgCTCGCTCTACGTCGTCGCGCGCGCTTGCGGCGCTCTCGCGGACGCTCGCCGGCGACCTCGCGCGGCGCGGCGCTGTGCGCGCGCGGCCGCGGCAGTCTCGCTCGCTTCGGGCGCTACTCTCGCTCGACGCGCGGCGCTctcctcgcgcgcgcgcgcgcgcgcggtctCGACCTCGCGCGAGCCGCGGGCGCGCTCTTcgctcgctcctcttctctctctctcgctcttcgcaGCGCGGCGCCGCGCTCTCGCGGCGCGGCCGGCgcgctctcgcgctctcgctccgCTTCGCTCTCGTTGCTCTTCCTCGCGGCGAGCGCCGCTCggacgcgcgcgcgcggcgcgggcGCTCGCTGCGCTCGCGCGCTCGCGCTCGCGCGGCGGCGCGCgcctctcgcgcgcgcgctcgctgcCCCCGCGCGCGCGCTCTCGCGGCGCGCTGCTCGTCGCGCGCGCTCGTTCTTCGCTCGCGTGCGCTCGCGCGTCCgcggcgcgccgcgcgcgcgcgctatcgcgagcgcgcgcgctcgctcgctcctcgCTGCTCGCTCTCTCTGCTACGGCTCTCGCTGCGCGGGTGAGCGCGCGCTGCGGCTGGTACTGTCGCGCCTGGTGCGCGCTTCGCTCCAGCCCGCAGTCGAGCTCTCGCTctccgccgcgcgcgcgcgcgcgcggcgcgcgcgagCCGCTCTTCGCGCGGCGCGTCGCGCGTTCTCTTCTCGCTCGCGCGCTCCGAGCGCGACGCGGCGCGCGCGCTACTCGCTCGCGGCTGCTCTGCGCTGcgtgcgcgctctctctctcgtcgctcgcgGCTTGCGCTCCGTCGAAGCGCGCGCTCTCTCGCGCTCGACGCGCTCGTCGCTTCGCGCGCTCTTGCGCCgttccgcgcgcgcgcgcgcgctcgcgctcgCGGCCGCTCGCGCGCGGCGCTATTCTCGCTTAGTctcgagctctctctctccctcgcgcgCGGCGACGCCGGCTCGTCTCTTCGTGCGTCGCGCGCGCGTCGCTGTCGGCTCGCGctctcgctcgcgcgcgcgcgctctcgcgGGCGCGCGCGGCCCTATCTCTTCGCGCTCGCGCGCGTCGCTCGCCTGCTCTCGCTTCGCGGCGTCGCGAGCTGCGCGCGTCTCGCGCGGCTTCGCGCTCGCTGCGCTCTGCGCTCGCGGCGTgtctcgcgcgcgcgctctctctttcggcgcgcgctcgcgcgctcgAGCGCGCTATCGCGCTCCTCTCGCGTTCTTGCGCTCGCGCGCTCGCTTCGGTCGCGCTCCTCTGCTCTCGCGCGCCGCCTCGCGGACTCTCCGCCGCGCTGCGGCGCGTCGCGGCGCTCGCTGCGCGACGTCTGCtctcgcgcgctcgcgcgcggtctcctctctctcggcgcgcgccgcgcgcgctcgcgcggtcgcgcgcgtgcgcgcgcgggcgcgcTACTCTCTCGGCGCCGGGCGGCTCGCCGCGGCGCGCTCTCGGCTTTCTACGGTCTCGCGCGCTCGCTCGCtgacgctctctctctgtctgcgtcTTCTCCGCTCTCGCGTCGCGCGCCGCGCGCGCTCTACGACTCGCGCGCGCGTCGTCGCTACGCGGCGCTCGCCGCGCGCGTCTCGCCGCTCGCGTCGCGCGCCCCAGCCTGGCGCGCGCGCCGCTCGCGCTGTCGCGCGGGGGGGGTGCGGctcgtctctcttctcgtctcgcgCGTCTGCGCGCGccggcgcgcgcgcggcgcgcgcgcgcgctctctcgctcgctcgcgcgcTTCGTCTCTCGTGCGCTCGCGCGCTCGTCTCGCGGCTCGCGCGGCGCGCGTCGTCGCGCGcgtcgcgcgctctctctctcgcgcgcgcgcgctctcgcgCGACGGCTCGGGCTCTCTGTCTCGCTGCTTCGCTGGcgcttctctcgctcgctctccgctttttctcgctctctcttcctctctcctactcgcGCTCTTGCGGCTCTTCTCGCGGCGCGCTCGCGCGCTAGCTCGCTTCTCATCTCGCCTACGGCTCGCTCGCGAGCGCTCTCTCTCGGCTCGCGCTTCTCGATCGGCTCTCGCGCGCCTCAACGGCTTTCGCTATCGCTCTAAGCGCTCGCTCGcgcgctgcgcgcgcgcgcgagcgctcGCTCCGCGGCGCGGAGGcgccgatttctctctctctcgcttctctcttttcgCGCGCGCGCTCGCATCGCGAGGCGCGCGTCGCGCCGCGCGCTCGCTCGCGCGCGCGGCGGAGCTCctctcgcctcgctctctctctcttctgcgctCTGCGACTCCGTGCTCGTCGCGGCGCTCGCTCTCGGCGCTGGGCGCGCGGCGCGGCACACAGCGCGGCGCTGCTGGCTCCTCTGCCCGGTGGCGGCGCGCGCGTCTGCTCGCTCGTCTCGCGCGTCGGCGGCGCTCGCTCGCGAAGTCTtgctctcgtctttctctcgccGCTCTCTTCGCGCTCTTCTCTCGCTGCGCGGCGCGCGTCTCGCGCGCCGCGCGGCTCGCTctgcttctc
This Penaeus monodon isolate SGIC_2016 unplaced genomic scaffold, NSTDA_Pmon_1 PmonScaffold_8416, whole genome shotgun sequence DNA region includes the following protein-coding sequences:
- the LOC119571858 gene encoding basic proline-rich protein-like; the protein is APPPPPPPPREPAARRPRRPAPPAPPPRPTPPPAPRPPAPPPAPAAAAPPRAPPRRAPPPPRPPAAAPPAPAPPPAPPARPGRPPLRGPPPRAPPPAPPGPPPPAPPPPPPPAARGGRAPAARGRRAPRPPPAAPRAPAARAPPPRGAAPAPRPAPPRPAAGARGPPRRARRALAARARARSRARARARAGGRRAGRARRVARGTSARAARGPRGAARGRGRARARARAR